The following are encoded in a window of Bombus vancouverensis nearcticus unplaced genomic scaffold, iyBomVanc1_principal scaffold0062, whole genome shotgun sequence genomic DNA:
- the LOC117165359 gene encoding omega-amidase NIT2-like isoform X1 — translation MLILSSTIHNLNIMILTNIAKQVVRTMSTFRLALVQLEVNEVKRKNVERAVSYISSAKEHNADIIALPECFNSPYGIQYFPKYAESIPDGETSVALPNAAKENNIYVVGGTMPEIEGDKLYNTCTIWGPDGTLIAKHRKVHLFDIDIPNKITFRESDSLGPGNSLTTFDVKGCKIGIGICYDIRFEEMARIYRNKGCQMLIYPAAFNMTTGPLHWSLLQRSRANDNQLYVACISPARVPSASYVAWGHTQLTNPWGKILYDLETQENMAVTDIDLKVVEEVRAQIPTFSQRRTDLYDTVCKKE, via the exons ATGTTGATATTGAGTAGTACCATACATAACCTCAACATTATGATACTTACAAACATCGCTAAACAAGTAGTGCGGACGATGTCGA CATTTCGCTTGGCGTTGGTACAACTTGAAGTAAATGAAGTAAAACGCAAAAATGTAGAGCGGGCAGTTTCCTACATTTCTAGCGCAAAAGAGCACAATGCTGATATTATAGCTCTTCCTGAATGCTTTAATTCACCATATGGAATAc agtactttccaaaatacgccgagagtattcctgatggtgaaacgagcgttgctttaCCGaatgcagctaaagaaaacaacatctatgtagttggtggtacgatgcctgaaatagagggcgataaattgtacaatacctgtactatttggggtcccgatggaactttgatagcaaaacaccgaaag gtacatctattcgacatcgacattcctaataagattacttttcgagagagtgattcactcggtcctggtaactccctaacgacgttcgatgtgaagggctgcaaaataggtattggcatttgctatgatattagattcgaggaaatggcacgcatttatcggaacaaag gttgccaaatgctgatatatccagcggcattcaatatgaccactggaccactgcactggtcattacttcagcgttccagagcgaatgataatcaattatacgttgcttgcatatcaccggctcgtgttccttcagcaagttacgtcgcatgggggcatacacagttgaccaatccctggggaaagattctttacgatttggaaactcaagagaatatggcagtcaccgatatcg atctaaaagttgttgaggaagtaagggctcagatacctacattttctcagagacgtacagatttgtacgacactgtctgtaagaaggagtaa
- the LOC117165359 gene encoding omega-amidase NIT2-like isoform X2, with product MLILSSTIHNLNIMILTNIAKQVVRTMSTFRLALVQLEVNEVKRKNVERAVSYISSAKEHNADIIALPECFNSPYGIQYFPKYAESIPDGETSVALPNAAKENNIYVVGGTMPEIEGDKLYNTCTIWGPDGTLIAKHRKVHLFDIDIPNKITFRESDSLGPGNSLTTFDVKGCKIGIGICYDIRFEEMARIYRNKGCQMLIYPAAFNMTTGPLHWSLLQRSRANDNQLYVACISPARVPSASYVAWGHTQLTNPWGKILYDLETQENMAVTDIAGAPGINRRQTNK from the exons ATGTTGATATTGAGTAGTACCATACATAACCTCAACATTATGATACTTACAAACATCGCTAAACAAGTAGTGCGGACGATGTCGA CATTTCGCTTGGCGTTGGTACAACTTGAAGTAAATGAAGTAAAACGCAAAAATGTAGAGCGGGCAGTTTCCTACATTTCTAGCGCAAAAGAGCACAATGCTGATATTATAGCTCTTCCTGAATGCTTTAATTCACCATATGGAATAc agtactttccaaaatacgccgagagtattcctgatggtgaaacgagcgttgctttaCCGaatgcagctaaagaaaacaacatctatgtagttggtggtacgatgcctgaaatagagggcgataaattgtacaatacctgtactatttggggtcccgatggaactttgatagcaaaacaccgaaag gtacatctattcgacatcgacattcctaataagattacttttcgagagagtgattcactcggtcctggtaactccctaacgacgttcgatgtgaagggctgcaaaataggtattggcatttgctatgatattagattcgaggaaatggcacgcatttatcggaacaaag gttgccaaatgctgatatatccagcggcattcaatatgaccactggaccactgcactggtcattacttcagcgttccagagcgaatgataatcaattatacgttgcttgcatatcaccggctcgtgttccttcagcaagttacgtcgcatgggggcatacacagttgaccaatccctggggaaagattctttacgatttggaaactcaagagaatatggcagtcaccgatatcg caggtgctccgggtataaacagacgacaaacgaacaaatag
- the LOC117165359 gene encoding omega-amidase NIT2-like isoform X3, translating to MLILSSTIHNLNIMILTNIAKQVVRTMSTFRLALVQLEVNEVKRKNVERAVSYISSAKEHNADIIALPECFNSPYGIQYFPKYAESIPDGETSVALPNAAKENNIYVVGGTMPEIEGDKLYNTCTIWGPDGTLIAKHRKVHLFDIDIPNKITFRESDSLGPGNSLTTFDVKGCKIGIGICYDIRFEEMARIYRNKGCQMLIYPAAFNMTTGPLHWSLLQRSRANDNQLYVACISPARVPSASYVAWGHTQLTNPWGKILYDLETQENMAVTDIGAPGINRRQTNK from the exons ATGTTGATATTGAGTAGTACCATACATAACCTCAACATTATGATACTTACAAACATCGCTAAACAAGTAGTGCGGACGATGTCGA CATTTCGCTTGGCGTTGGTACAACTTGAAGTAAATGAAGTAAAACGCAAAAATGTAGAGCGGGCAGTTTCCTACATTTCTAGCGCAAAAGAGCACAATGCTGATATTATAGCTCTTCCTGAATGCTTTAATTCACCATATGGAATAc agtactttccaaaatacgccgagagtattcctgatggtgaaacgagcgttgctttaCCGaatgcagctaaagaaaacaacatctatgtagttggtggtacgatgcctgaaatagagggcgataaattgtacaatacctgtactatttggggtcccgatggaactttgatagcaaaacaccgaaag gtacatctattcgacatcgacattcctaataagattacttttcgagagagtgattcactcggtcctggtaactccctaacgacgttcgatgtgaagggctgcaaaataggtattggcatttgctatgatattagattcgaggaaatggcacgcatttatcggaacaaag gttgccaaatgctgatatatccagcggcattcaatatgaccactggaccactgcactggtcattacttcagcgttccagagcgaatgataatcaattatacgttgcttgcatatcaccggctcgtgttccttcagcaagttacgtcgcatgggggcatacacagttgaccaatccctggggaaagattctttacgatttggaaactcaagagaatatggcagtcaccgatatcg gtgctccgggtataaacagacgacaaacgaacaaatag